A region from the Aquimarina sp. ERC-38 genome encodes:
- a CDS encoding efflux RND transporter periplasmic adaptor subunit, translating into MDIPIQKKKINKTRILIALGVLGMVTAIILTMRAAQGKNTLKIDRDRIIISEVQHGKFQENITASGSILPLTTIYLDALEGGRVEEIFVEDGAILKKGTPILQLSNTDLELSLINQETSVYNLLTQMQISQNAARQNTINRLNQKTDVDNAYREAKREYELNKKLLKKGVIARQDFLASENAYTYQKERIRLVKEVLIQDSIATMQETRQAKNSYTRTRNALELMQRKVSDLTVRAPVDGQLTSLDAEVGESKLKGDRLGQVDVLNGFKVRTAIDEYYINRIYTGQQATYEKNGKEYPLVIKKVYTQVVNGRFEVDMTFSNTIPEGIRRGQSIQLKISLNDEKQSLIVDKGGFFQKTGGNWIFKLNEEQTKAYKIDMQLGSQNSNYYEVLKGLSEGDKVITSSYDAYTNIEEIILQ; encoded by the coding sequence ATGGATATTCCTATTCAAAAGAAGAAAATAAATAAAACCCGCATTTTAATTGCCTTAGGGGTTTTAGGAATGGTGACAGCTATCATTCTAACAATGAGGGCAGCCCAAGGAAAAAATACGCTAAAAATTGACAGGGATCGTATTATTATTAGTGAAGTACAACATGGAAAATTTCAGGAAAATATTACCGCGAGTGGTAGTATTTTACCCCTTACTACTATTTATCTAGATGCATTGGAAGGCGGACGGGTCGAAGAAATTTTTGTGGAGGATGGAGCGATTCTAAAAAAGGGAACCCCTATTTTACAATTATCTAATACCGATCTTGAGTTAAGTTTGATCAACCAGGAAACTTCTGTTTACAACTTACTGACACAGATGCAAATATCTCAAAACGCTGCCCGCCAGAATACGATCAACCGTTTAAATCAAAAAACAGATGTGGACAATGCTTATAGAGAGGCAAAAAGGGAATATGAACTCAATAAAAAGCTGTTGAAAAAGGGAGTAATTGCCCGGCAGGACTTCCTGGCATCAGAAAATGCGTATACGTATCAAAAAGAAAGAATACGCCTGGTAAAGGAAGTCCTCATACAGGACTCTATAGCGACCATGCAGGAAACCAGGCAAGCTAAAAATTCATATACCCGTACCCGGAATGCATTAGAACTAATGCAAAGAAAAGTCAGTGATTTGACGGTGAGAGCTCCGGTAGACGGACAGCTTACTTCTCTAGACGCAGAGGTAGGTGAATCCAAATTAAAAGGAGATCGGTTGGGGCAAGTGGATGTTTTGAACGGTTTTAAAGTAAGAACTGCTATTGACGAATACTATATTAATAGAATATATACCGGTCAACAGGCAACGTACGAAAAGAACGGTAAAGAATACCCGCTGGTAATTAAAAAGGTATATACGCAAGTAGTGAACGGAAGGTTTGAGGTAGACATGACTTTTAGCAATACCATTCCGGAGGGAATACGAAGAGGGCAATCGATTCAATTAAAAATATCCTTAAACGATGAAAAGCAAAGTTTAATTGTGGATAAGGGTGGCTTCTTTCAAAAAACCGGAGGTAACTGGATATTTAAACTAAATGAGGAGCAAACCAAAGCATATAAAATAGATATGCAACTAGGGAGTCAAAATAGTAATTATTATGAAGTTTTAAAAGGATTATCCGAAGGGGATAAAGTAATTACTTCAAGCTACGACGCCTATACGAATATCGAAGAAATTATATTACAATAA
- a CDS encoding sigma-54-dependent transcriptional regulator, protein MLLKNTRILVVDDDQDILLAMRLYLRLKVKEVIIEKNPNQILNHLDTYKLDLVILDMNYNGLIHTGNEGLFWLTKIKQKNPKIEVLLITAYADIELAIRSLKKGASDFLVKPWKNEKLLTAIEEVLNSKNRKKPKEHLSKIEGTQIIGKSPVMQTVFTKVEKIAPTDANVLLLGENGTGKDLLAKAIHENSLRKDMPFVKVDVGALSDTLFESELFGYKKGAFTDAKEDRAGRFEAAHGGTLFLDEIGNINLPQQARLLTVLQNRRVTPLGSNKSIPIDIRLITATNVSLNSLADEQNFRKDLIYRINTVEIIVPPLRDRKEDIVGLAKHFSAQYAEKYMKSEIRLTDEFLETLTHYNFPGNVRELQYALERAVIMSDNGILTKEDAVFSPIESQSQPDTSTETNLELIEKNTILRVIEKNQGNISQSAKELGLTRTALYRRMAKHGI, encoded by the coding sequence ATGCTTCTAAAAAACACCCGAATATTAGTAGTTGATGATGATCAAGATATATTGCTCGCTATGAGACTTTACCTTAGGTTAAAAGTCAAAGAAGTCATTATTGAGAAAAATCCCAATCAAATCCTAAACCACCTGGATACTTATAAATTGGATCTAGTTATCCTGGATATGAACTACAATGGGTTGATCCATACGGGGAATGAAGGCTTATTTTGGTTAACAAAAATCAAACAAAAAAATCCGAAAATTGAAGTCTTATTAATTACGGCATATGCAGATATAGAATTGGCGATACGTTCGTTAAAAAAAGGAGCTTCGGATTTTTTAGTTAAACCCTGGAAAAACGAAAAATTACTGACTGCCATTGAAGAAGTATTAAATTCTAAAAATAGAAAAAAGCCTAAAGAACATCTTTCAAAAATAGAAGGAACCCAAATTATAGGGAAGTCTCCGGTGATGCAAACTGTTTTTACCAAAGTAGAAAAAATAGCACCTACCGATGCAAATGTTTTATTACTAGGAGAAAACGGTACTGGAAAAGACCTATTAGCCAAAGCCATTCACGAAAATTCCTTACGGAAAGATATGCCTTTTGTTAAAGTAGATGTAGGGGCGCTATCTGATACTTTATTTGAAAGTGAACTCTTTGGGTATAAAAAAGGCGCTTTTACGGATGCAAAAGAGGATAGGGCAGGCCGGTTTGAAGCTGCTCACGGTGGTACCTTATTTCTGGATGAAATAGGTAATATCAACCTTCCGCAACAAGCCCGATTATTAACGGTGCTTCAAAACAGAAGGGTGACACCATTGGGTTCTAATAAGTCCATTCCTATTGATATTCGCCTGATTACGGCTACCAATGTTTCATTAAATTCGCTAGCTGATGAGCAAAATTTTAGAAAAGATTTAATTTACCGTATCAATACGGTAGAAATTATAGTACCGCCTTTACGGGATCGAAAAGAAGATATTGTAGGGTTAGCAAAACATTTTAGCGCTCAATACGCTGAAAAGTATATGAAATCTGAAATAAGGCTTACCGATGAATTTTTAGAAACCCTTACCCATTATAATTTTCCGGGAAATGTTCGGGAATTGCAGTATGCCCTGGAACGTGCAGTCATTATGTCTGATAACGGAATTCTAACAAAAGAAGACGCGGTTTTTTCACCAATTGAAAGCCAAAGTCAGCCGGATACTAGTACGGAAACCAATTTAGAACTCATTGAAAAGAATACGATCTTAAGGGTAATCGAAAAAAACCAGGGTAATATTTCTCAATCAGCAAAAGAACTGGGACTTACCCGAACGGCTTTGTACAGAAGAATGGCTAAACATGGGATTTAA
- the pafA gene encoding alkaline phosphatase PafA has protein sequence MKRFFFLVLFLVAISAFCQSYESRQTTESPALVVGIVVDQMRFDYLSKFYPNFSEGGFKRLMTTGAFFKNHHINYVPTVTAAGHASIYTGCGPGVHGIIGNAWYDRTTGEKIYCVHNDQVNPVGTTSPSGRKSPLHLQVSTISDQLKLATQNKSKVISIALKDRAAILSGGFKADASYWFQAKTYGKWITSSYYQEKLPKWVLEFNERKNINSYLKAWEPLYPLATYLNTTTSHNAFERGFIGKNTKDFPYAIDSLAATNQFYSILRGTPHGNTMTFDFVKKAIQEEALGKDSVVDFLMLSCSATDYIGHNFGVDSVELEDTYYRLDKDLADFLQYLDKEVGKGRYLLFLTSDHGAGHVSGYLRSQKIPASYFKQATYRNALSAYLKKKYQIEKPVLSITNQQIYLNTKEFVQKKLELKDIRKEVAFWLRKKPGIEQVFTKEQIENRKFYNGMHSKIKQGYHSKRSGDIVYVLPSYSVAYSRTGSAHGSGYTYDSHIPLLFYGSLVSPKIYDTPSYATDVATTLAALLGIALPDGATGEVLPVTENLK, from the coding sequence ATGAAACGATTCTTTTTTCTTGTACTATTTCTCGTGGCTATTTCTGCTTTTTGTCAGTCGTATGAAAGTCGTCAGACAACAGAATCGCCAGCATTGGTAGTAGGAATCGTAGTAGATCAGATGCGTTTTGATTACTTGTCTAAATTTTACCCTAACTTCTCTGAAGGTGGGTTTAAAAGATTAATGACTACCGGAGCTTTTTTCAAAAATCACCATATTAATTATGTGCCAACGGTCACTGCTGCAGGTCATGCTTCTATTTATACCGGATGTGGCCCCGGGGTACACGGAATTATCGGTAACGCCTGGTATGACCGAACTACTGGTGAAAAAATATATTGCGTACATAATGATCAGGTAAACCCGGTGGGAACCACCAGTCCGTCCGGTAGAAAATCACCACTTCACCTACAAGTGTCTACGATATCCGATCAATTGAAATTAGCTACCCAAAATAAGAGTAAAGTAATTAGTATTGCTTTAAAAGATCGTGCTGCTATTTTATCCGGGGGATTTAAGGCGGATGCCAGCTATTGGTTTCAAGCCAAAACCTATGGAAAATGGATTACTTCTTCTTATTACCAGGAAAAACTGCCGAAATGGGTGCTGGAATTTAACGAAAGAAAAAATATAAACAGTTATCTAAAAGCATGGGAACCGCTATATCCTTTAGCCACCTATCTAAATACAACTACCTCTCACAACGCTTTTGAAAGGGGGTTTATAGGAAAGAATACTAAAGATTTTCCTTATGCTATTGATTCCTTAGCGGCAACTAACCAGTTTTATTCCATATTAAGAGGGACGCCTCATGGGAATACCATGACTTTTGATTTTGTAAAAAAAGCAATTCAGGAGGAAGCTTTGGGTAAGGATTCAGTAGTTGATTTTTTGATGCTTAGTTGTTCGGCAACGGATTATATCGGTCATAATTTTGGGGTGGATTCCGTAGAATTAGAAGATACGTATTATCGATTAGATAAAGATTTGGCAGATTTTCTACAATATCTAGATAAAGAAGTAGGTAAGGGGCGTTATCTTTTGTTCCTGACTTCCGATCATGGTGCTGGTCATGTTTCCGGGTACTTACGATCCCAAAAAATTCCTGCTTCTTACTTTAAACAAGCTACGTACCGTAATGCTCTTTCGGCTTATCTAAAAAAAAAGTATCAAATAGAAAAACCAGTACTTTCCATCACCAACCAACAAATATATTTGAATACTAAAGAGTTTGTTCAAAAGAAATTAGAATTAAAGGATATACGGAAGGAAGTAGCATTCTGGTTACGTAAAAAACCGGGGATAGAACAAGTTTTTACTAAGGAACAAATAGAGAATAGAAAGTTTTACAATGGAATGCATTCTAAAATAAAACAGGGGTATCATTCTAAGCGAAGCGGCGATATTGTATATGTTTTACCCTCATATTCAGTAGCTTATTCTAGAACAGGTTCAGCACACGGTAGTGGATATACCTATGATTCGCACATACCTCTATTGTTTTATGGTAGTCTAGTCTCTCCGAAGATTTATGATACGCCTTCGTATGCTACGGATGTTGCAACTACGCTTGCTGCTCTTTTAGGAATTGCGTTACCAGACGGTGCAACTGGGGAAGTATTACCTGTTACAGAAAATTTAAAATAA
- a CDS encoding YihY/virulence factor BrkB family protein, protein MKSEPNKTQRMWAIVKETYTKWMDSDPFQLSAAVSYYALFSFPALVIIVIQTVSIFYSRAEVQDRVMKEITSILGEDSASTIKDIIENAISQDQSYIAIAVGIATLLYGATGMFVALQKSLNAIWGVKPKPKNEYLKMLRDRIFSLGLILVIGFLLLISLVLTAVITALVGWIEYYLPDFMVEVIQLINFFISLGLITILFALIFKYLPDVKIRWNSVWVGAFVTSVLFVLGKSALGIYFGQMDPGSSFGAAGSVILILLWVSYSSIILFFGATFTQVYAAHYGIGIKPASYAERVD, encoded by the coding sequence ATGAAATCAGAGCCAAATAAGACACAGAGAATGTGGGCAATTGTTAAGGAAACCTACACCAAATGGATGGATAGTGATCCGTTTCAATTAAGTGCGGCGGTAAGTTATTATGCACTTTTTTCCTTTCCGGCATTAGTCATTATCGTTATTCAAACCGTAAGTATATTTTATTCCCGTGCTGAAGTTCAGGATCGGGTGATGAAAGAAATCACTTCTATTCTAGGAGAGGATTCTGCCAGTACGATTAAGGATATTATAGAAAATGCAATCAGCCAGGATCAGTCCTATATTGCTATTGCCGTCGGGATTGCTACTTTACTTTATGGAGCTACCGGTATGTTTGTAGCTTTACAAAAGTCCTTAAATGCTATCTGGGGGGTCAAACCCAAACCTAAAAACGAATATTTAAAAATGTTGAGAGACCGTATTTTTTCTTTGGGATTAATTCTGGTAATTGGATTTCTACTTTTAATATCTCTAGTCCTAACCGCGGTTATTACTGCTTTGGTCGGTTGGATAGAATATTACCTTCCTGATTTTATGGTGGAGGTTATTCAACTGATTAATTTCTTTATTTCATTAGGCTTAATCACCATACTGTTTGCTTTAATTTTTAAATATTTACCCGACGTTAAAATTCGGTGGAATTCGGTATGGGTAGGTGCTTTTGTAACTTCCGTACTTTTTGTTTTAGGTAAATCTGCACTAGGAATCTATTTTGGTCAGATGGATCCAGGGTCTTCTTTTGGGGCAGCGGGATCTGTTATATTAATATTGTTGTGGGTATCGTATTCCAGTATCATCTTGTTTTTTGGGGCAACTTTTACCCAGGTATATGCCGCTCATTATGGTATAGGAATCAAACCCGCGTCTTATGCAGAGCGGGTAGATTAA
- a CDS encoding sensor histidine kinase: protein MGFKRYQVAIGIRVTLLLGSLLVVAFCIAFQKYNYLAISIPIAIFLYYFLYRYHTKRFEIIEDFFESVRYRDFSRWFNENNRQKDIRILHKGFNEVNRTIKEINSEKEAQYLYLKEILELVDTGIVAFNQNTLDILWMNHSLNKILDIPQIKNLGFVQKRKKYIYKEIFEKDHTKRNTVTIDTGTRSIQLLVSSSSFKINEVSFKIIALQNIEHALDTKESEAWRKLLSVMTHEIMNSIAPIASLSETMQDMIRKKREQISSHDILPDLEIALESIRTRSEGLMQFAKTYRSLNKSIQLSLTKIYIQDLFTSLINLLEPTLKKKEIQLITEIAHPKLDALIDRYLIEQVLINIILNAVEARTDTPDFRIHLTAKRQADDKVSIVISDNGKGISDEILESIFIPFFTTKKTGSGIGLSLSKQIMTLHRGSIQISANKPKGTTVNLLFPM, encoded by the coding sequence ATGGGATTTAAAAGGTATCAGGTTGCCATAGGGATTCGGGTTACTTTACTTCTGGGGAGTTTACTGGTTGTTGCCTTTTGTATAGCCTTCCAAAAATATAATTATCTGGCTATCTCCATACCGATTGCTATTTTTCTGTATTATTTTCTATATCGCTACCATACCAAGCGATTCGAAATTATTGAAGATTTTTTTGAATCTGTCCGGTACCGGGATTTTTCCAGGTGGTTTAATGAAAACAATAGACAAAAAGATATTCGAATATTACACAAAGGTTTTAACGAAGTAAATCGAACCATTAAAGAAATCAATTCAGAAAAAGAAGCACAATACCTTTACCTAAAAGAAATATTGGAGTTAGTGGATACCGGGATCGTTGCCTTTAACCAAAATACGCTGGATATTTTATGGATGAACCATTCTTTAAATAAAATTTTGGATATCCCCCAAATTAAAAACTTAGGTTTTGTACAAAAGCGAAAAAAGTATATTTATAAAGAAATTTTTGAAAAAGACCATACCAAACGAAATACGGTAACCATTGATACAGGAACGAGAAGTATTCAGTTATTAGTTTCAAGTTCCAGTTTTAAAATTAATGAAGTTTCTTTTAAAATTATAGCACTGCAAAATATTGAACATGCATTAGATACCAAAGAATCAGAAGCCTGGCGAAAATTATTAAGCGTAATGACCCATGAAATTATGAATTCTATTGCCCCCATAGCTTCTTTATCCGAAACCATGCAAGATATGATCCGTAAAAAAAGAGAACAAATTAGCTCACATGATATCTTACCTGATTTAGAAATAGCATTGGAAAGTATTAGAACCCGGAGTGAAGGATTGATGCAATTCGCTAAAACTTACCGTAGTCTTAACAAATCCATACAACTTTCGTTAACTAAAATTTATATTCAAGATCTTTTTACTTCTCTCATCAATTTGTTGGAACCTACCTTAAAGAAAAAAGAAATTCAACTGATAACTGAAATTGCACATCCTAAATTAGACGCTTTGATCGATCGATATTTAATCGAACAGGTGCTAATTAATATTATTCTAAATGCGGTAGAAGCCCGGACAGATACCCCGGATTTTAGGATTCATTTAACTGCAAAAAGACAGGCAGATGATAAGGTGAGTATAGTCATTTCGGATAACGGAAAAGGAATCTCTGACGAAATCCTGGAAAGTATTTTTATTCCTTTTTTTACTACCAAAAAAACCGGAAGCGGCATAGGTTTAAGTTTAAGTAAACAGATCATGACTTTACATCGCGGTTCCATACAAATAAGTGCAAATAAGCCTAAAGGAACTACGGTAAACTTACTTTTTCCCATGTAG
- a CDS encoding ABC transporter ATP-binding protein has product MIQIKNLEKFYKTEEIQTVALNKISFDIKKGEFVTIMGPSGCGKSTLLNILGLLDDPDGGSFIFKDLDVTQYKERKRANLRKEHVGFIFQSFNLIDELTVYENVELPLLYLGVKSAERKTRVEELLEKMQLMHRRNHYPQQLSGGQQQRVAVARAVVNNPSLILADEPTGNLDSTNGSEVMQLLTELNDQGTTIIMVTHSEQDAKYGHRIIRMLDGQKITENILA; this is encoded by the coding sequence ATGATACAAATTAAAAATTTAGAAAAGTTTTACAAAACCGAAGAAATTCAAACGGTAGCCTTAAATAAGATTTCGTTTGATATTAAAAAGGGAGAATTTGTAACCATCATGGGGCCTTCAGGTTGTGGTAAATCTACCTTATTAAATATTTTAGGGCTTCTGGACGACCCGGACGGAGGTAGTTTTATCTTTAAAGACCTGGATGTAACCCAATATAAAGAACGAAAGAGGGCAAACTTAAGAAAGGAACATGTAGGTTTTATTTTTCAGAGTTTTAACCTGATTGACGAATTAACGGTTTATGAAAACGTAGAACTCCCCCTACTCTATTTAGGCGTAAAATCTGCGGAACGTAAGACACGTGTAGAAGAGCTGTTGGAAAAAATGCAGTTAATGCACCGTAGAAACCATTACCCGCAACAACTATCCGGGGGGCAACAACAACGGGTAGCAGTAGCAAGGGCAGTAGTAAATAACCCATCCTTAATCCTGGCTGATGAACCTACCGGAAACCTAGATAGCACGAATGGGAGCGAAGTGATGCAATTACTAACAGAGCTTAATGATCAGGGTACTACCATCATTATGGTTACTCATAGCGAACAGGATGCAAAATACGGACACCGCATTATCCGAATGCTGGACGGACAAAAAATAACCGAAAATATTCTAGCTTAA
- a CDS encoding ABC transporter permease — protein MFLNYIKIAWRTLLKNKAYSFINIFGLALGMAVTILISLWIYNQFSYNNFFKNKDRIAQVYQRQTFNGNTDSGNAMPRPIEFALKDKYQDQFKHIVMSSWTGQYYLSYNDTHISETGNAMQAEGPEMFSLEIIEGDLTGLKKLNWILLSQSTAKALFGEKSALGKIIKIDNTHDMEVTGVYKNIPGNNSLDDMNFIFSWEKYVTMYEWVNKVKDHWGDNSFQCFVQINDQTTFDAVTATILHVKKDLADKEKQYNPEMFLFPMENWYLRSEFKDGYPSGGRIEYVWLFAIIGFFVLLLACINFMNLSTARSEKRAKEVGVRKAIGSTRNQVIRQFLSESLLIVCISFITSIILVLVSLEGFNKIAATQIEFPWGNPIFWLIAFTCVLITAVLSGSYPALYLSSFQPVKVLKGSFKAGKKAALPRKILVISQFVISVSLIIGTAIVLHQVIHTKNRSTGYDNAGVIQIPTLGSDFVGKYNLIRNEFLKSGAIINMASSTSPMTGVWNNWGGFTWSTKPDGFQEDFAVSRVSFDFVKTLGLKVIQGRDFDKKFATDTAAVLINQTAVTYMNLKDPIGEIIKGSNPKSKRRYKIIGVVNDVLMQSPYEPIKQTLFIYNKEDDPNFYNLKLNPDHTTKENLATIESVYKKHFPSLPFQYDFVDQEYAEKFESEEKVAKLAGLATILAIIISCLGLFGLASFIAEQRSKEIGIRKVLGASVFSLWRMLSKEFVILILISCLIAIPLSYLTMHSWLQNYTYRTEIQPWIFIIAIMGAVFITLTTVSFQAIKAATSNPVNSLQDE, from the coding sequence ATGTTTCTAAATTATATCAAAATTGCCTGGAGAACCTTATTAAAAAACAAAGCTTATTCTTTTATAAATATTTTCGGACTTGCCCTGGGTATGGCGGTAACTATTTTAATTTCCTTATGGATTTACAACCAGTTTTCATACAATAATTTCTTTAAAAATAAAGACCGTATTGCCCAGGTATATCAACGGCAAACTTTTAATGGTAATACAGACTCTGGAAATGCAATGCCTAGGCCTATTGAATTCGCGTTAAAGGATAAGTATCAAGATCAGTTTAAACATATTGTCATGTCGTCATGGACGGGACAATATTATTTAAGCTATAACGACACGCATATATCAGAGACTGGTAATGCCATGCAGGCAGAAGGACCGGAGATGTTTTCATTAGAAATTATCGAAGGTGATTTGACTGGTTTAAAAAAATTAAACTGGATCTTATTATCACAATCTACCGCAAAGGCACTCTTTGGTGAAAAATCCGCCCTAGGCAAAATAATTAAAATTGATAATACTCATGACATGGAAGTTACCGGGGTTTATAAAAATATACCTGGTAACAATTCTCTAGATGATATGAATTTTATTTTTTCATGGGAAAAATATGTTACAATGTACGAATGGGTAAATAAGGTAAAAGATCACTGGGGTGACAATTCGTTTCAATGTTTTGTGCAAATTAATGATCAAACAACCTTTGATGCCGTTACAGCTACTATCCTACATGTAAAAAAAGACCTTGCGGATAAAGAAAAGCAATACAACCCTGAAATGTTTTTATTCCCAATGGAGAATTGGTATCTACGATCTGAATTTAAAGATGGATATCCATCAGGAGGACGTATTGAATACGTATGGTTATTCGCAATCATTGGTTTTTTTGTTTTGCTCCTGGCCTGTATTAATTTTATGAACCTCAGTACAGCCCGGTCTGAAAAAAGAGCAAAAGAAGTGGGGGTTCGTAAGGCTATTGGTTCTACCCGAAATCAAGTAATACGACAGTTTTTAAGCGAATCTCTACTGATTGTTTGTATCTCTTTTATAACTTCCATTATACTAGTATTAGTCTCCTTGGAAGGGTTTAATAAAATTGCAGCCACCCAAATTGAGTTTCCATGGGGTAACCCGATTTTTTGGTTGATAGCTTTTACTTGTGTATTAATTACTGCGGTATTATCCGGAAGCTATCCCGCTCTCTATTTATCCTCTTTTCAACCAGTCAAGGTGTTAAAAGGTTCTTTTAAAGCGGGTAAAAAGGCTGCCCTCCCCAGAAAGATACTGGTTATTTCCCAGTTTGTGATTTCTGTTTCGCTTATTATCGGTACTGCAATCGTTTTACACCAGGTAATTCATACTAAAAACCGATCTACGGGATATGATAACGCCGGAGTGATTCAAATTCCAACCCTAGGATCAGATTTTGTAGGTAAATATAATTTAATCAGAAATGAATTTCTTAAGTCAGGTGCTATTATTAATATGGCTTCATCCACTAGTCCTATGACGGGTGTTTGGAATAACTGGGGTGGATTTACCTGGTCTACAAAACCGGACGGTTTTCAGGAAGATTTTGCAGTTTCAAGGGTATCTTTTGATTTTGTAAAAACACTAGGACTTAAAGTTATTCAAGGACGTGATTTTGACAAAAAATTCGCTACAGATACTGCTGCAGTACTCATTAATCAAACCGCCGTTACTTATATGAATTTAAAAGATCCTATAGGCGAAATCATCAAGGGCAGTAATCCAAAAAGTAAACGAAGGTATAAAATTATCGGTGTAGTAAATGACGTATTAATGCAGTCTCCTTATGAACCCATTAAACAAACGCTTTTTATATACAACAAAGAAGATGATCCTAATTTTTATAACTTAAAATTAAACCCTGATCATACTACCAAAGAAAATTTGGCAACAATTGAAAGTGTATATAAAAAACATTTTCCCAGTCTTCCTTTTCAATATGATTTTGTAGACCAGGAATATGCTGAAAAGTTTGAATCTGAAGAGAAAGTAGCCAAGTTAGCTGGATTAGCTACTATTTTAGCAATTATCATTAGTTGTTTAGGACTGTTTGGTTTAGCTTCTTTTATTGCAGAACAGCGTAGTAAAGAAATTGGTATCCGTAAAGTACTGGGAGCATCTGTATTTAGTCTTTGGAGAATGTTATCGAAGGAATTTGTTATACTGATTTTAATTTCTTGTTTAATTGCTATCCCGCTTTCTTACTTAACCATGCATAGTTGGTTGCAGAATTATACCTATCGTACGGAAATTCAACCCTGGATTTTTATTATTGCCATTATGGGAGCGGTCTTTATTACCTTAACTACGGTAAGCTTTCAGGCGATAAAAGCTGCCACTTCTAATCCGGTAAACAGTCTTCAAGATGAATGA
- a CDS encoding DUF433 domain-containing protein: MNLKSALKDYVVVSSEIMGGTPVFKNTRVPIKILFDYLQGGDNIQEFLDNYPTVEKTSVQKVIELLAY, from the coding sequence ATGAATCTAAAAAGTGCTTTAAAAGATTACGTTGTCGTTTCTTCAGAAATTATGGGCGGAACACCTGTTTTTAAAAATACCAGGGTTCCTATAAAAATACTTTTTGACTATCTACAAGGTGGCGATAACATTCAGGAATTTCTGGATAACTATCCAACGGTAGAAAAGACTTCTGTTCAAAAGGTAATAGAACTTTTAGCCTATTAG